GGCTTGTACCGTTTCTGATAGCTAACACGCAACGACGCATCGGATTTTTCGAGTGCTTGTTCGATGCGTTCTGTCTCCTCTATTGAAACGGCGAGTGGCTTTTCGACCAGTACGTCTGTGTCGTGTTCGAGCGCGATTAGGATTTGTTCGAAGTGGTACTTGTGGGGTGTCGCAATGATAACTCCGTCAAGTGCACTGTAGTCGATGCTAGACGCAATATCGTAAAACGCAGTTTCCTCGGCAAGTACGCCAGAATTTGCAGCCAATTCTCGTGAAATGTCCCGAGCGTCCGGGTCGATATCACATATCGCAGACAGCTTTGCATCCACAGACGATTCTTCTATGTATCTAATATGCTTTTTTCCTGCATATCCTCCCCCAATTAGCCCAATATGAACTTCTTTTATTCTATCTACACTCTTACTCATGTATTAAACAATAAGATACTGTCTAATATATTCTTTTGATTTGTATCCTACATAATTGGATTCCCTCTCCATGCATATTATTTTTGCTCCTTAAACAATCAGAAAGTATTTTTACCACCGTTTGTATATCAATTGTATACATAATACCGGAATCTAAAAGACACTAAATTAATATATTTATAGTATCATGTCAAGTTTGCCATCGAAAACCATCTTCAAGTACTACTGCTATAAAGCAACGACCTCCCCCGGATTTATGTGGCCAGTTTATACGCTATTTCTACTGTTACGTGGGTTGTCGTTTACGCAAATCGGAATTACTGGAACCGCGACAGCACTTGCTGCAATCATTGGTGAGATTCCAACGGGGTACGTCGGTGACCGTATCGGTCGCCGAAACAGCCTCATCATCAGCCAGTTGCTGTTCGCGTCTGTTCCCGCGGGACTTGTGATTTCACACAGCTTTCCTGCATTTCTTCTCGTCTTTTCCCTACTCGGAATTGCAGAAACGTTCCAAACGGGGAGTGGTGACGCTTGGCTGTACGACACACTGGACGATAAGGAGAAAACGGAACTCTTCACTCACATTCGTGGGCGCGGTGGTGCAATTCGAAAATGGGTCGGCGCAGGGACGATGATAGCCGGCGGAGTTCTCTACACGGTTGAGCCGACCTATCCGTTCATCGCCGCAACGATTCTTAGCACCTTCGGCGCAGTCGTCTTGGTGACGCTGCCGAAGAGTTCGAACTATGCCAGTGATGAGGATACCGCGGCATTTCGGACAGTTGATGCGTTCGTCGCGGTTCGAAAGCAACTCTCTCAACCACCTCTTCGTTCGTTTGTCATCTATATCAGCCTTCTATTTGCAGTTATTCGCGCATCGGAGGAGTTTATTCAGCCGATTACCGCTAACGCTATTGACGGCTATCTAACTTCGAACGTGTTCTTCGGATACATGCTTCCAGAAGAGGTCGCCCTCGGTGTGATGTATGCCGCGTTTACCGTCGTATCCGCCGTAGCAAGCGACTACGCGAGTAACGCTCGCCAACTCTTGGGCCTTCGCCGAGTCGTCCTTGCTGTTCCGATAGTCACCTCTCTCCTCATGCTTTTCCCAATAATCGTTCCCGTGTTCGTCGTTCCAGTGTTTTTCGTTATGCAGTCGGCGAAGTCGCTAATGAGGCCGATAACGAATCAGTACATCAACGACAATGCTCAATCCTTCGGCCGTGCAACGGTACTGAGCGCGGTCAGTATGGTTTACGCACTCATGACGATTCCGTTCATGCTTCTGGGTGGTGTTGCGGCTGATACATGGGAACCTGTCGTTGCAGTAACTGCGATAGGTGTTCTGTTTCTGGCCGCTGCAGCACTGTCTTACGTGTGGGAATCGCCTATCTCTAAATCCACGACTGACACATCTGTGGATAAATCTACGAACTGAGTTTCGACTAACTGCCCCGAATCGGCCGTCGAATATTTTGTTCCGTACTTCTGCTTGGCGCAGTAGAATACCGAACATCACCGTCCACAGACTGTCCCGAGGAAATGAAATACGAGATTCATCATGTGGTCGCCCGCTCTCCCATCTTCGAAGACTGCTTGTCCATGGGCCGACCCGGATAATTTCTCAAGTCGTTTCTGACCGGATGCATTCTCGTGCATCTGCTCCGTTGCCTGGACGAACCGGTCGTTATCGTTTTGACTCACGACGAATAACGACCAACCCTGAATCTCGGCGGCATCTGCTGGCCCCTCAGCGGAGAGAATCAAATTGCCGTCGATAGTTCCTGACTTGGCCCGTGCATTCGTTTTGACGACCGCATCCGCTCCTGTGCCCGCTCCGAACAGCACGACTTTGGTTACGCCTGCGCGCTCACGGAGGTATCGAATTGCGGCGAGAAGATACTCCGACGTCGTGCTTCGGTCGTCAAAATTCAGATCCACGGAGAGACAAGCGTACCCCTTGTTTGCCACCGTTTCCATCTGCGGACGCCAGTCTCGTCGATTGAATTTATCACCGTGAGCGAAAACGACACCACACGACCCATCGCCGAGAAGTGTTCCTTGTACCGTCGTACCCTTGCTGGTCGTAAACTGCACGTCTCCACCACCTTCCTGTGGTTCTGTTCCGCCCGTCGTCTCCTCGGTCGTTTCGTCGGTAGTTTTGCCAGTCGTCTCATCCGCGGTTTCATCCCCACCACTCGTCGTGCTACTTCCCGTCGTAGAACCTGTTCCTGCTGTCGTCGCATCTGTGATTCCCTGCCCGGTTGTTCCAGTGGCCGTTTCGTCGTCGCTGTCCGACGAACAACCAGCGAGGCTAACCACCGTGGCGGTTCCGACCGCTTGAAGAACGCGGCGCCGTGTTGGTGTTTGCGTCATGGTCGGGGAACTTGCGCATATCTCTATTATTATAAGCAACCTAATGTCGCGTGAACAACTCTCTCTGTATCGTTCATCACGCTTTGGCTTCGTTTACGGTTGTTTTTGTTCGCTCGCGGTTCGTTGTCACTCACCGCTCGTTGTTTCGAGCCAGACCACTTGCCTCGTTTTCCGCAGTTCGTTGTCACTCACCGCTCGATTTGCGAAATGTCTCCACCTCGTTTCTCCCGAAAACAGTTAAACGTCCCCCGCGTACCTGCGAACAATGCTGTTGGTGCTGTGTGTTGACCTCGACGACGACCTCGGCCGAAAGACCGACTTCGAAACTCCGGTTATCGGTCGAGACAACGTCGAGGCCGCCGCGGTCGCGCTCGCAACCGCAGACCCCGAGGATAGCGACGTGAACGTCATGTTCGAGGGCGTCCATCTGTACGACCGCATCGACGCGGACGAGAGCGTCGAAGTCGCGGTCGTCACCGGAAACGAAGGAAGTGACATCAGCGCAAACCGGGAAGTCGGCGAGGAAGTGGACACCGTCCTTGCAAGCATCAGCACGAGCGAGGAGATTACCACCGTCATCGTCACCGACGGCGCGCAGGACGAAAGTGTCGTCCCGGTCATCCGCTCTCGGATTCCCGTCGATGGCGTCCGCCGCGTCGTCGTCCGACAGGCGCAGGATTTGGAGTCGATGTACTACACCATCAAACAGGTGTTGAACGACCCCGAAACGCGCGGAACGCTCCTCGTGCCGCTCGGCATCCTCCTGCTTATCTACCCGCTCGCGCTTCTCGCAGACCGGATCGGAATGCCGGGTGCGGTTCTCGGCGGCACCTCCGCACTGCTTGGATTATACATTCTGTTTCGCGGACTCGGACTGGAGCGCTCGGTTGACCACGTCGCAGAAAAGACCCGGAACAGCCTGTATTCCGGCCGAGTGACGCTCATCACCTACGTCGTGGCCGCGGCTCTGCTCGTCGTTGGCGGCGTCAGCGGCGTCGAAACCCTCGAAATGGTGCGCGCCGAGCGTGGCGGTGCCGACCTCGGCGCGCTTCGGGTACTCGCCTCCCTCGTTTACGGCGCAGTCGTGTGGTTTTCCGCGGCGGGAATCACCTCCAGCCTCGGCCAAATCACCGACGAATACCTCGACGACGAGTTCGAATGGCGCTACCTGAATGCGCCCTTCTACGTCCTCTCCATCGGTGGGGTGCTGTACGCCGTCAGTGCCTACTTCCTCAGCCGAGTTTCGCTTGAGTTCCTCGCTGGAATGCTGACCGCGGGAACCCTGCTCGGACTCACCAGTACGCTCATCTTCGCCATCGCAGAGTCGCGGTACTCTCGCTCCGGTCGGGCGCGGGTGAGTTAAACCGTAAAACTTCCCACTCGCTCCTTCGTCGCTCGCGGAAATCACATAAAGTCCGCAATTCCGGACTGCTTGTTCTTGTCGTTTTCAAACACGCTCTCCAGTGACCTATCCAGAATTTGAAGTCGCTGTTTCGTGTACTCCCGACAGTCGTACTCGTCGGCCACCTGAATTGCGGTGTCCATGTACTTGTTCACCGACCCCTGATGCACCGTCAGGTTCACCCGGCCACCGCACTCCCGGCAGTCACCCGAAAGGGGCATCCTGCGGTATTTCACGCCGCAGTCCAGACACCGGGTTTCCTGCCGCGAGAAGGCGCGAAGGTTTCCGATGAGGTCTGGGAGGAAGTGCCCCTCGATGACGCGCTCCGCCACGTCGGTTTGGTCTACCGCTCGCGTTTTTCTGGCCAGTTCCAACTGCGCGTTCATCTTGTCCATCATCGACCCGAGGGTTTTGTAGGCCGAAAGGTCGGGGCCGAGTGCGATGTTCGAGGTGTCGTGGGTGTGCCGGAAGTTGGTGTACTCCTCGTCGGTGCCGAGGTAGTCCTCCGCGATGGTGATGTCCACGTCCTCCGGGTCGGCCATCTCCAGCGTGGCTTCGTAGAACTCCCGTGAGTATTGCTCCACGATGTCCATGTTGTGCGCCTCGTCGTCGATTTCCGAGGGGTCGATACGCGAGGACATCACCAGCGGGGCGTCCATCTGGCCGCCCCGCTTGTCCGGCAGGAACTCCTTCGAGAAGTTGAGCAGGCCGTCCATGAGGAGCATTACGCAGTCTTCGTCGCCGTCGCACTGACCGACGTAGAGGTCGTTTGCGACGAGTGTGTGGGTGTCCGAGACTGTGACTGAATAGGTTTGCTCGGTATTGCTTTCGACAATCTCTACTGATTCCACCTCGTCAAGCCAAAGGTCACCACCATCTCCGAAAAGACGCTGAGTTCTGACTGCAATCGAGTCAATCGCATTCTCCAATGTTTTTGCTTTTCTATCGAGGTCAAATCCGATTTTATCCGCAAACCGAACTGCGTTTTCGGACGTTATTTTGAGAACCCACGATTCAAACTCGGGAACTGGATCATCACCGTAGAACTCGGCAACTGCTCCGGTCGATGGCCGACGAATTTCAGTGTAGAGTTTACTCGTAATTCCGAACCGCTTCAACGCCGCGACGAGGTCATTCTTCAATTCGTCACTTACCGTGTGCGCTCGAATATCGACTCTGTCACTCGCGGTACTCCCATCTCCACTGAAGTATCCACGTAGATATTCTCGGAGAATTTGTTGTGGTGAGTTGAGGATACTTTGTGGAACTCGTTTTTCCGCCGCAGTCGAACCAGCATTTAGAATTTCACTGAAGAGAAGCGTAACGAGACGACTTGATGTCGTGACTTTCCACTCACTTTCCTCATACGGGGTCACTGAAAGATTAACTTCCAGTGTTTTGATGATGTGTTGTCGAGGCTTCTCATCAGGAATACAAATGGTGGTTTGATAGAACTCTCCTTCTTTAGACCGAGTGAATCCCTCAGCAGTGTAGTACCCCAAGACTCGTGCCATGTCTTCATCGACCCTCAGCTTCCGATTGACAGATGCAGTGTCTCGGCAAACGCCAAGTACAATATTGTCTGGAAGGTGGCCGATTAGTTGCTCTTTTCCAAATAACTCCACCAAAACAGATGCAGGAATGCTGTCTCGGTTCACCCAGTTATATACCGAAGATTGGCTTTTTCCAAGTTTCTCACCTACTGGTTTCAGATACCCTTGCTGGTTGGTTGCCGAGTCCAAGAGTGATTTGATTCGGTCTTCTCCTAGTCCACGAATCATCAACTCGTCGTTGGAGAGTGAATCTAATTGTAGGAACTCTTCTAAAAGGTCAAACTCTGCAATGTCTCCCTCAAACTCGATTT
The window above is part of the Haladaptatus cibarius D43 genome. Proteins encoded here:
- a CDS encoding MFS transporter, with the protein product MWPVYTLFLLLRGLSFTQIGITGTATALAAIIGEIPTGYVGDRIGRRNSLIISQLLFASVPAGLVISHSFPAFLLVFSLLGIAETFQTGSGDAWLYDTLDDKEKTELFTHIRGRGGAIRKWVGAGTMIAGGVLYTVEPTYPFIAATILSTFGAVVLVTLPKSSNYASDEDTAAFRTVDAFVAVRKQLSQPPLRSFVIYISLLFAVIRASEEFIQPITANAIDGYLTSNVFFGYMLPEEVALGVMYAAFTVVSAVASDYASNARQLLGLRRVVLAVPIVTSLLMLFPIIVPVFVVPVFFVMQSAKSLMRPITNQYINDNAQSFGRATVLSAVSMVYALMTIPFMLLGGVAADTWEPVVAVTAIGVLFLAAAALSYVWESPISKSTTDTSVDKSTN
- a CDS encoding alpha/beta hydrolase family protein is translated as MTQTPTRRRVLQAVGTATVVSLAGCSSDSDDETATGTTGQGITDATTAGTGSTTGSSTTSGGDETADETTGKTTDETTEETTGGTEPQEGGGDVQFTTSKGTTVQGTLLGDGSCGVVFAHGDKFNRRDWRPQMETVANKGYACLSVDLNFDDRSTTSEYLLAAIRYLRERAGVTKVVLFGAGTGADAVVKTNARAKSGTIDGNLILSAEGPADAAEIQGWSLFVVSQNDNDRFVQATEQMHENASGQKRLEKLSGSAHGQAVFEDGRAGDHMMNLVFHFLGTVCGR
- a CDS encoding DUF373 family protein, whose protein sequence is MLLVLCVDLDDDLGRKTDFETPVIGRDNVEAAAVALATADPEDSDVNVMFEGVHLYDRIDADESVEVAVVTGNEGSDISANREVGEEVDTVLASISTSEEITTVIVTDGAQDESVVPVIRSRIPVDGVRRVVVRQAQDLESMYYTIKQVLNDPETRGTLLVPLGILLLIYPLALLADRIGMPGAVLGGTSALLGLYILFRGLGLERSVDHVAEKTRNSLYSGRVTLITYVVAAALLVVGGVSGVETLEMVRAERGGADLGALRVLASLVYGAVVWFSAAGITSSLGQITDEYLDDEFEWRYLNAPFYVLSIGGVLYAVSAYFLSRVSLEFLAGMLTAGTLLGLTSTLIFAIAESRYSRSGRARVS